One Bos indicus x Bos taurus breed Angus x Brahman F1 hybrid chromosome 6, Bos_hybrid_MaternalHap_v2.0, whole genome shotgun sequence genomic window carries:
- the CXCL9 gene encoding C-X-C motif chemokine 9 produces MKKSAPLFLGIIFLTLTGVQGVPAIRNGRCSCINTSQGMIHPKSLKDLKQFAPSPSCEKTEIIATMKNGNEACLNPDLPEVKELIKEWEKQVNQKKKQRKGKKYKKTKKVPKVKRSQRPSQKKTT; encoded by the exons ATGAAGAAAAGTGCTCCTCTCTTTTTGGGTATCATCTTCCTGACTCTGACTGGAGTTCAAG GAGTCCCAGCAATAAGGAATGGACGCTGTTCCTGCATCAACACCAGCCAAGGGATGATCCATCCAAAATCCTTAAAGGACCTTAAACAATTTGCTCCAAGCCCTTCTtgtgagaaaactgaaatcat TGCTACAATGAAGAATGGGAATGAAGCCTGCCTAAACCCAGATTTACCAGAAGTAAAAGAACTGATTAAAGAGTGGGAGAAACAG GtcaaccaaaagaaaaagcaaaggaaagggaaaaaatataaaaaaaccaAGAAAGTTCCAAAAGTTAAAAGATCTCAACGTCCTTCTCAAAAGAAGACTACATGA